TGAAATCGTACCATGTAGGCCTATTTTGCGTGCATTTGCTGCGGACCTTCATTCACATTCAAGTTGATAAAATACCTGTGAAGTACATTTTTAAGCGATACACCAAGTTTGCAAGAAATGAATTGGCATTTAGCAGGGAAGACAAGCTTTTGACAGGAGCCGATGGCAACACAACAAGCTATAGAACAAAGTTGCTACTGACCAAGAGCACAAAAGTTGTGCAAGCAGGTACCATGTCGAATGCTGCGTTCCAAAGAGCAATTGAAGTAATGGATAACCTGTTCAACGAAATAAAAGACGTCCCACATGATATTGGGCCAAATTCAAATGCGACAGGAAGGAATACAACTGGACAGGTATTTGAATGGTGAATTGAGAGTGTATGGTAATGGTTCCAAGTTATAAAGTTTTTTATGAAAATTGTGGTAATGTTGGTGAAACACAGGAAACATTTAGGCAAGATGATAGGGAGAGGGGGGGTCAGCATGATGTGCGGGGGCACGAAGAGGGTACACAGGTAATTGATTTTTATTTGGGCCATCCAACAAGGTGGCATTGTTTGGCTAGATAATATGTTTTGCAGTACCATTACATGTGAATTATTGTTTCAAGtttcagagtccgatcagttttgAAAATTTATTTTGTTGTGAGTAATATCCTATTATTTCAGTTATTCAGTATGCTATTCTATTTATTCTTGTTAATTGTTTGGTTTTTTAGAACTGTAGATAGCTGCTGCTCAGTCAGTTTTCAGTTGGGGTGTTTTTTTTCGTTTAGCACCATGTCTGAAGAAATGCCAATGCTGACTTGCCCAGAACTCAAACATGCTCCATTTCTTCACACAC
This sequence is a window from Miscanthus floridulus cultivar M001 chromosome 10, ASM1932011v1, whole genome shotgun sequence. Protein-coding genes within it:
- the LOC136486551 gene encoding uncharacterized protein; its protein translation is MLKSYHVGLFCVHLLRTFIHIQVDKIPVKYIFKRYTKFARNELAFSREDKLLTGADGNTTSYRTKLLLTKSTKVVQAGTMSNAAFQRAIEVMDNLFNEIKDVPHDIGPNSNATGRNTTGQETFRQDDRERGGQHDVRGHEEGTQGSRQTNNALGTVIDICHDHVERVSAEGVGKGRWDGRENRESSVQNTIGADNVR